One Cucumis sativus cultivar 9930 chromosome 1, Cucumber_9930_V3, whole genome shotgun sequence DNA segment encodes these proteins:
- the LOC116405819 gene encoding LOW QUALITY PROTEIN: sm-like protein LSM3B (The sequence of the model RefSeq protein was modified relative to this genomic sequence to represent the inferred CDS: inserted 1 base in 1 codon) has protein sequence MATEEESTVKEPLDLIRLSLDERIYVKLRSDXELRGKLHAYDQHLNMILGDVEESVTTVEIDDETYEEIVRTSRRTVPFLFVRGDGVILVSPPLRTV, from the exons ATGGCGACCGAAGAAGAAAGCACTGTTAAGGAGCCTTTGGATCTCATAAGGTTGAGTCTTGACGAGCGTATTTACGTCAAGCTTCGCTCTG GCGAACTCCGCGGCAAACTCCAT GCTTATGATCAGCATCTTAATATGATTCTAGGTGATGTCGAAGAAAGTGTTACTACAGTGGAAATCGATGATGAGACATATGAAGAAATTGTTCGG ACATCCAGGCGAACGGTTCCGTTTCTCTTTGTTAGAGGAGATGGTGTCATATTGGTTTCACCTCCACTGAGGACTGTGTAA